In one window of Synchiropus splendidus isolate RoL2022-P1 chromosome 15, RoL_Sspl_1.0, whole genome shotgun sequence DNA:
- the lmna gene encoding lamin: METPGQKKRGATSPTCITRQQEKENLGNLNDRLAIDIDKVRSREAENPGLRLRITESESLVSRDLSGIKSAYETELANARSERARLQLDLSKLREEHKELKASLLMTQPWWASSGTTTNPTTGARCAAWSSGAMTTTFA, encoded by the exons atggaaacgccGGGCCAAAAAAAACGCGGTGCCACTTCCCCTACTTGCATCACCagacagcaggagaaggagaacctTGGCAACCTCAACGACCGGCTGGCCATCGATATTGATAAGGTGCGCTCCCGGGAGGCAGAGAACCCCGGGCTACGACTGCGCATCACAGAGTCCGAGTCTCTGGTCAGCCGCGACCTgagcgggatcaagtccgcctACGAGACTGAGCTGGCCAATGCCCGCAGTGAGCGGGCCCGCCTGCAGCTGGATCTCAGCAAGCTGAGGGAGGAGCACAAGGAGCTGAAGGCCAG tttgctgatgacacaaccgtggtgggcctcatcaggaacgacgacgaatccaactaccggagcgaggtgtgccgcctggtccagtggtgcgatgacaacaaccttcgcctga